In one Sphingobacterium daejeonense genomic region, the following are encoded:
- a CDS encoding DPP IV N-terminal domain-containing protein yields the protein MKHLLSLLLLFSFTVVTAQEKSNLAKPNYHLASKFSPTKLSKLIFSTEVNPNWINFGDKFWYEYNTPQGKKWYLVDPKNKKKSELFDHAEMARKISSIVRNPFDAQHLEIRNLRFLENENLVRFEVQSTKDTVKSQEEIKKLTNKKDTIKKKLYYFEYNISNNNLTELSEESKDKARLFGLTLILILPEFTMQKNYNLYWMDYENFLKAQKDEKDSTIVEHQITTDGVQYYAWGGDEYSVTTGDKKSEEEEKKKRKPVWINWSPNGKYFTLTRKDNREYSALWVINNVAAKRPTLETYKYLMPGETDSTEAELYIFDSSTLKPKQVNIAAFKNQTISNWNKDRTKDSYKGKHYINYWLGNDEEFYIARSSRDLKRIDIVAVNVNGQTRTVLEERSNVYLDIKKPYFINNGNQFIHWSQRDGWGHFYLYNKNGGLVNQITKGEFHCDDLTRFNENTGTLFFRANGKEKNIDPYYSYYYSVSKNGGPIKLLTPGDFDHQVLASESSNYFIDNFSRV from the coding sequence ATGAAGCACTTATTATCCCTACTCTTATTATTCTCATTTACAGTTGTAACTGCACAAGAAAAATCAAATTTAGCGAAGCCTAATTACCACCTAGCGTCTAAATTCTCACCTACCAAATTGAGTAAGCTTATTTTCTCCACTGAAGTGAATCCGAATTGGATAAACTTTGGAGATAAATTCTGGTACGAATATAATACCCCGCAAGGTAAGAAATGGTATTTAGTAGATCCTAAGAATAAAAAGAAATCAGAATTATTTGACCATGCTGAAATGGCAAGAAAGATTTCATCGATTGTTAGAAATCCCTTTGATGCTCAACACTTAGAGATTAGGAATTTAAGGTTTCTGGAAAATGAAAATTTAGTAAGATTTGAAGTTCAGAGTACTAAGGACACTGTAAAATCGCAGGAAGAGATAAAGAAACTTACCAACAAAAAAGATACGATCAAAAAAAAGCTTTATTATTTTGAATATAATATAAGCAACAATAACTTAACAGAATTATCTGAGGAAAGTAAAGATAAGGCTAGACTTTTTGGGCTAACTTTAATCCTGATACTACCAGAGTTTACTATGCAAAAAAATTATAATCTATATTGGATGGATTATGAAAATTTCTTAAAAGCTCAAAAAGACGAAAAGGATTCCACTATAGTAGAACACCAAATCACTACAGATGGAGTACAATATTATGCATGGGGAGGTGATGAGTATAGCGTCACAACTGGTGATAAAAAATCTGAAGAGGAAGAGAAGAAAAAAAGAAAGCCTGTTTGGATTAATTGGTCGCCTAACGGAAAATACTTTACATTAACACGTAAGGATAACAGAGAATATAGTGCACTATGGGTCATTAACAATGTTGCTGCAAAACGTCCTACATTGGAGACTTATAAATACTTGATGCCTGGTGAAACAGATTCAACTGAGGCTGAATTGTATATTTTTGATAGTAGTACATTAAAACCAAAACAGGTTAATATTGCTGCATTCAAAAATCAAACAATAAGCAATTGGAATAAAGACAGAACCAAGGACTCTTATAAAGGAAAGCACTATATCAATTATTGGCTAGGTAATGATGAAGAATTCTATATTGCAAGATCTAGCAGAGACTTGAAAAGAATAGATATTGTTGCGGTAAATGTAAATGGACAAACCAGAACAGTCCTTGAGGAAAGATCAAATGTTTACTTGGATATTAAAAAACCATATTTCATTAATAATGGAAACCAATTTATACACTGGTCACAAAGAGATGGATGGGGGCATTTTTATTTATACAACAAAAATGGTGGACTTGTAAACCAAATTACTAAAGGCGAGTTTCATTGCGATGATTTAACAAGGTTTAATGAAAATACAGGAACTCTATTTTTTAGAGCAAATGGGAAGGAAAAGAATATTGATCCTTATTATTCTTACTACTATTCTGTTTCCAAAAACGGTGGTCCAATAAAGCTTTTAACTCCTGGTGATTTTGATCACCAAGTTTTGGCGAGTGAAAGCTCAAATTATTTTATAGATAATTTTTCGAGGGTTTAA
- a CDS encoding peptide MFS transporter yields the protein MNQISDASFSEELEKQGIDGSLVLGHPSGLFVFIFHGNVGAFFFLWNARITNQLFNQCNYIRQSIFWLGLGPNPSRCTLWYIRNVALYFTNFWGIMADKYLGYRYAIVIGAAIMTLGHLFMAFDTPLFLYLGLGALVLGTGFFKPNMTSILSEMYKKFPQKKDAAYTIFYMGVNSGAFFGMMLCGYLGEKVGWHWGFGLAGIFMFLGTLQFWYAKPIFGTVGDPPSKTNLEQKATVVNIDNPDDKPNPFTKLDSILIGIMTILGLGFAFNDPLSKIAGIDILSSLQIGTLAGQNVAIIIALILFLFVVISRLSRYTKVVRDRLIAVIIFAFFVIFFWMSFEQGASSLVIFARDSVDRSLSGNSLTIFNVINTLLTVVPLLLVTYVVIMLTKKTYGKAPLSNIVQFICFAGVWGVAIWMLYREFTAESSEIAVSWFSIMNSFFIITFANFVSKIWDSKFNPPATVKYGMGLIIMAIGFGLLAFGAHGIQDGIKVSMIWLILAYMFHTLGELCLSPVGLSYVSKLAPARMIGFMFGMWYLALAIGNKLAAILGGQIEVITNQYSLSTFFLIFTIVPIVAGVIVMSLQPIIKKLMHGVK from the coding sequence ATGAATCAAATTTCAGATGCCTCATTTTCTGAAGAACTAGAGAAACAAGGAATAGATGGTAGTTTAGTCTTAGGACACCCTTCAGGTTTATTTGTTTTTATTTTTCACGGAAATGTGGGAGCGTTTTTCTTTTTATGGAATGCGCGTATTACTAATCAACTTTTTAACCAGTGCAATTATATCAGGCAGTCCATTTTCTGGTTGGGGCTGGGACCCAATCCAAGCAGGTGCACTTTATGGTACATACGCAATGTTGCTCTATATTTCACCAATTTTTGGGGAATTATGGCAGATAAGTATTTAGGTTACAGGTATGCTATTGTAATTGGAGCAGCAATTATGACTTTAGGCCATTTGTTTATGGCATTTGACACCCCATTATTTCTCTATTTAGGCCTTGGAGCATTGGTGTTGGGAACCGGTTTCTTTAAACCCAATATGACCTCTATTCTTTCTGAAATGTATAAAAAGTTCCCTCAAAAAAAGGATGCTGCCTACACTATTTTCTACATGGGTGTTAATTCAGGTGCATTTTTTGGTATGATGCTATGTGGTTATTTGGGAGAGAAAGTAGGATGGCACTGGGGATTTGGTCTTGCTGGAATTTTTATGTTTCTAGGTACCTTACAGTTTTGGTATGCAAAACCAATTTTTGGTACCGTTGGTGACCCACCTTCAAAAACAAACTTAGAACAAAAGGCTACGGTTGTAAATATTGATAATCCAGATGACAAACCTAATCCATTTACTAAGTTAGACTCAATTCTAATCGGTATTATGACCATTTTAGGTCTTGGATTTGCGTTTAATGACCCTTTATCAAAAATTGCAGGAATCGATATATTATCTAGCCTTCAGATTGGGACATTAGCAGGGCAAAATGTGGCTATTATCATAGCATTAATTTTGTTCTTATTCGTAGTAATTTCGAGGTTAAGCCGATATACTAAAGTGGTACGTGATCGATTAATTGCAGTTATTATCTTTGCTTTTTTTGTCATCTTCTTTTGGATGTCTTTTGAGCAGGGGGCTTCATCCTTGGTGATCTTTGCACGTGACAGTGTGGATCGCAGCTTGTCTGGTAATTCATTAACCATATTCAATGTAATAAATACATTATTGACAGTAGTTCCTTTATTATTGGTGACTTATGTTGTCATCATGCTTACAAAGAAGACCTATGGCAAGGCTCCACTTTCCAATATTGTACAGTTTATATGTTTTGCAGGTGTTTGGGGAGTTGCAATTTGGATGCTATATCGTGAATTTACAGCTGAATCATCCGAAATTGCAGTGTCATGGTTTTCCATCATGAATTCTTTCTTTATTATCACCTTTGCAAATTTTGTTTCAAAAATATGGGATTCTAAATTTAATCCACCGGCAACAGTCAAATATGGAATGGGCTTAATCATAATGGCTATTGGTTTTGGATTGTTGGCATTTGGAGCACATGGCATTCAAGATGGCATCAAAGTTTCGATGATTTGGTTAATACTTGCTTATATGTTCCATACTTTGGGTGAGTTATGCTTATCACCAGTGGGATTATCCTATGTTTCTAAATTGGCTCCAGCGCGAATGATTGGTTTTATGTTTGGTATGTGGTATTTAGCATTGGCTATTGGAAACAAGCTAGCGGCAATTTTAGGAGGTCAAATCGAGGTCATCACAAATCAATATTCTCTCAGTACATTTTTCTTAATATTCACAATTGTTCCCATTGTTGCTGGTGTGATTGTGATGTCATTGCAGCCAATTATAAAGAAATTAATGCACGGTGTAAAATAA
- a CDS encoding peptide MFS transporter — MASETHKTLAEVQNFEGKYPKQIWRLFFSEMWERFCFYGMRGMLVFFMITQLNFGEKEANLQYGATQAFVYAFTFVGGLFADKVLGFRKSLVFGGLLMIVGSVLLSIDTHEFSFFGLAFIIIGTGFFKPNISTMVGELYKDGDIRRDAGFSLFYAGINLGAFLGGYICVAIGKGYMLSSVIDEAYRWNVAFGLAAVGMLISLINFQFTKHELGPIGLQPGTPRCNYKNQTIA; from the coding sequence ATGGCATCAGAAACACACAAAACTCTTGCTGAGGTTCAGAATTTTGAAGGCAAGTATCCTAAACAAATTTGGAGATTGTTTTTCTCCGAAATGTGGGAGAGATTCTGTTTTTACGGAATGCGCGGGATGTTGGTTTTCTTTATGATAACACAACTTAATTTTGGTGAGAAGGAAGCAAATCTACAATATGGTGCAACCCAAGCATTTGTTTATGCATTTACCTTTGTCGGCGGGTTATTCGCAGATAAAGTTTTAGGATTCAGAAAATCTCTTGTTTTCGGAGGTTTACTGATGATTGTGGGTTCAGTATTACTATCAATCGATACCCATGAATTTTCTTTTTTTGGGTTAGCATTTATCATTATCGGAACGGGGTTTTTCAAACCAAATATTTCTACCATGGTTGGTGAACTTTATAAAGATGGTGATATCAGACGCGATGCTGGATTTTCACTATTTTATGCTGGGATCAATTTAGGCGCGTTCTTAGGAGGGTATATTTGTGTAGCTATTGGTAAAGGATACATGCTAAGTTCTGTTATTGATGAAGCTTACCGCTGGAATGTTGCTTTTGGTTTGGCAGCAGTAGGTATGCTCATTAGTTTGATTAACTTTCAATTTACCAAACATGAATTGGGCCCAATCGGTTTGCAACCGGGGACACCCAGATGCAATTATAAAAACCAAACCATTGCCTAA
- a CDS encoding sugar phosphate isomerase/epimerase family protein, which yields MSSRREFLRNLGLVTAGVTLAPSLDVFAGKKDWFEISLAEWSLHKKIFKGDLKNIDFPEYTAKNFGIYGVEYVNQFFKDKAKDMTYLKDLNNRAKDNGVKNVLIMIDGEGNLGDRDENKRKQAVENHYKWIDAANFLGCHAIRVNAAGEGTKEEVKDQVVKSLSTLADYGKKGKISVVVENHGGISSHGDWLADVLKTVGKKNCGSLPDFGNFYEYDRYQGVAELMPYAKGVSAKSHAFDANGNDTGIDYAKMMDIVKKAGYKGYVGIEFEGDKISEDEGIKLTKALLEKFK from the coding sequence ATGAGTTCAAGAAGAGAATTTTTAAGAAACCTTGGTCTGGTTACTGCAGGAGTGACATTGGCACCTTCGCTTGATGTATTTGCAGGAAAGAAAGACTGGTTTGAGATTTCATTAGCTGAGTGGTCCTTACATAAGAAAATTTTTAAGGGCGATCTGAAAAACATTGATTTTCCAGAGTATACGGCGAAGAATTTTGGTATCTATGGTGTAGAATATGTAAATCAATTCTTTAAAGATAAGGCAAAAGATATGACTTATTTAAAAGATTTGAACAATCGTGCAAAGGATAATGGAGTGAAAAATGTCCTGATTATGATTGACGGGGAAGGTAATTTAGGCGATCGCGATGAGAATAAGCGTAAGCAAGCGGTCGAAAACCATTACAAATGGATCGATGCTGCAAACTTCTTGGGTTGTCACGCCATCCGTGTTAATGCGGCCGGGGAAGGTACCAAAGAGGAAGTGAAGGATCAAGTGGTAAAAAGTCTTTCAACATTAGCAGATTACGGTAAAAAAGGAAAGATCTCTGTTGTTGTAGAGAATCATGGTGGTATTTCATCTCATGGAGATTGGTTGGCTGATGTTCTAAAAACTGTTGGGAAGAAAAATTGTGGAAGTTTACCAGATTTTGGAAATTTCTATGAGTACGATAGATACCAAGGAGTTGCTGAATTAATGCCGTATGCAAAAGGTGTTAGTGCTAAATCTCATGCCTTTGATGCTAATGGTAATGACACAGGTATTGATTATGCAAAAATGATGGATATCGTGAAGAAAGCTGGATATAAAGGATATGTGGGGATTGAATTTGAAGGTGATAAGATTTCAGAAGATGAAGGAATCAAATTAACAAAAGCATTATTGGAGAAATTCAAATAG
- a CDS encoding oligopeptide:H+ symporter, with translation MPKWVEYAVYIGTLLLIPLIQIMVSKTEYTDYFMYTIGPLTLIYLFYEMSKVGKVERNKLIAALIFILFSIVFWGIYEQSGGSLSIFAAKNLNDTILGGTLTLDPNGVNNSGGAFFIIALAPLFGLLWIWLAKRKLEPNTIIKFGLGFLFLGLGFYVLYATRFFAVDGMTSLDVFTLALLVITVGELCLSPIGLSIMTKLSPAKLQGIMMGMWFLASAYGQYVAGINWAQIWLRLGKEIR, from the coding sequence TTGCCTAAATGGGTTGAATATGCTGTATATATTGGAACATTATTATTAATTCCTCTAATACAGATTATGGTTTCCAAAACAGAATACACAGATTATTTCATGTATACCATTGGACCATTAACATTAATTTATTTATTCTATGAGATGTCAAAAGTTGGTAAAGTAGAACGTAATAAATTAATAGCGGCTTTGATTTTTATCTTGTTCTCTATAGTATTTTGGGGAATATATGAACAAAGTGGTGGCTCCTTGAGTATTTTTGCTGCTAAAAATCTGAATGATACCATCCTTGGTGGTACATTGACTTTGGATCCTAATGGTGTGAACAATTCCGGCGGAGCATTTTTTATAATCGCTTTGGCACCATTGTTTGGACTGTTATGGATCTGGTTGGCCAAAAGAAAATTAGAACCTAATACTATAATAAAATTTGGATTGGGATTTTTGTTCCTAGGTTTAGGATTTTATGTATTATATGCGACTAGATTTTTTGCTGTTGATGGAATGACCTCATTGGATGTTTTCACTTTAGCATTATTAGTGATAACTGTTGGGGAACTATGTTTATCACCAATTGGACTTTCTATCATGACTAAATTATCACCTGCTAAGTTGCAGGGTATTATGATGGGTATGTGGTTTTTGGCAAGTGCTTATGGACAATATGTTGCTGGGATTAATTGGGCGCAAATATGGCTGAGGCTAGGGAAGGAGATTCGCTAA
- a CDS encoding prolyl oligopeptidase family serine peptidase gives MENRGGHPSRSKWYHTYGYGNLRDYGLEDKKVVAEQLADKYSFIDINKVGITGHSGGGFMSTAAMLVYPDFFKVAVSGAGNHENNIYNRWWK, from the coding sequence TTGGAAAATAGAGGTGGTCATCCTTCACGTTCAAAATGGTATCATACTTACGGTTATGGTAACTTAAGGGACTACGGATTGGAAGACAAAAAAGTGGTTGCAGAACAATTAGCTGATAAATATTCATTTATTGATATCAATAAGGTCGGTATAACAGGACACTCTGGAGGGGGATTTATGTCTACTGCTGCGATGTTGGTATATCCAGATTTTTTCAAAGTAGCGGTTTCGGGCGCTGGAAATCACGAAAATAACATCTATAATCGTTGGTGGAAGTGA
- a CDS encoding Holliday junction DNA helicase RuvB C-terminal domain-containing protein yields MKWIIGFSVPLLINSKEGPVGLKTIATAVGEDEGTIEEVYEPFLIQEGYLMRTSRGRECTELAFKHLGKNIFNKGNTLF; encoded by the coding sequence ATGAAATGGATAATAGGATTCTCAGTACCATTATTGATAAATTCAAAGGAGGGTCCTGTAGGATTGAAAACAATTGCAACTGCAGTGGGTGAAGATGAAGGAACTATTGAAGAGGTTTATGAACCATTTTTGATTCAGGAAGGATACCTTATGCGTACCTCAAGAGGTCGTGAATGTACTGAATTAGCGTTTAAGCATTTAGGAAAAAACATTTTTAATAAAGGTAATACGTTATTTTAA
- a CDS encoding polyprenol monophosphomannose synthase, with product MADSIVIIPTYNEKENIERIIRKVFSLEVEFHILIVDDGSPDGTANIVKELQASEFKDRLFIEERKGKLGLGTAYIHGFKWALQREYSFIFEMDADFSHNPDDLIRLRDTCKNGGADMAIGSRYIKGVNVVNWPMNRVLMSYFASAYVRLITRIKIQDATAGFVCFRREVLETIPLDKIKFVGYAFQIEMKFTAIQYGFNVVEIPIIFTDRTLGTSKMSTKIFKEAFFGVIQMKMGSLFKKYER from the coding sequence GTGGCAGATAGCATAGTTATTATTCCAACATATAATGAAAAGGAAAACATAGAGCGAATAATACGCAAGGTTTTTTCTTTAGAAGTGGAATTCCATATTTTAATTGTAGACGATGGCTCCCCTGATGGAACAGCCAATATTGTAAAGGAATTACAAGCTTCAGAATTCAAGGATCGATTGTTCATTGAGGAGAGAAAAGGTAAGTTAGGGTTAGGAACAGCATATATTCATGGATTCAAATGGGCATTGCAACGTGAATATTCCTTTATATTTGAAATGGATGCAGATTTCAGCCATAATCCTGACGACCTAATCCGTTTGCGTGACACTTGTAAGAATGGAGGAGCAGACATGGCAATTGGATCTAGATACATTAAAGGTGTAAATGTTGTTAATTGGCCTATGAACAGAGTATTGATGTCATATTTTGCTTCAGCATATGTTCGTTTGATTACAAGAATTAAAATTCAAGACGCTACTGCAGGTTTTGTTTGTTTTAGAAGAGAGGTACTAGAAACTATTCCTCTTGATAAAATTAAATTTGTAGGATATGCTTTTCAAATTGAAATGAAATTTACAGCAATTCAATATGGTTTTAATGTAGTGGAAATTCCTATTATATTTACAGATAGGACATTAGGCACTTCAAAAATGAGTACCAAAATTTTTAAAGAAGCTTTTTTCGGAGTTATCCAGATGAAAATGGGAAGTTTATTTAAGAAATACGAGAGATAA
- a CDS encoding ATP-dependent DNA helicase, translated as MHIKNTLLQQFSHQPTIQQEKVFEILADFIHTFSEDSCFILKGYAGTGKTSMISALVKSLPRFNKRSVLLAPTGRAAKVMASYSGRNALTIHKKIYRKKNAASLDMQFSLAENLHENTLFIVDEASMISNEGYSMFSDGLLHDLIKYVQSGENCTLMLVGDIAQLPPVGLETSPALDSEYMNAEFGLEIFSYEMTDVVRQDKNSGILFNATKIRNDIRLDEEFAEYNYPQFITKPFRDIYRMNGERLIEGLHYAYDKFGIENSMVICRSNRSANLYNQNIRNQILFRDEEITGGDIIMVVKNNYYWLQDNDEKNTGFIANGDMAVIKKVSNIHEMHGFRFADLYLEFMDNNEGDAIRCRVLLDSLYVDSPNLPYEKQQELYNSIAQDYSDISNKKDRMEAMKKDPYYNALQIKFAYAITCHKAQGGQWPLVFVDQGYMTDEMLNTEFMRWLYTAITRASKELFLVNFNEKFYEA; from the coding sequence GTGCACATAAAAAATACGCTTTTACAACAATTTTCACATCAACCTACAATTCAACAAGAAAAAGTATTTGAAATCCTAGCAGACTTCATCCATACTTTCTCTGAAGACTCATGCTTCATTCTTAAAGGGTACGCAGGTACGGGTAAAACTAGTATGATAAGTGCGCTTGTGAAATCCCTTCCAAGATTCAACAAACGATCTGTGCTTCTTGCACCAACAGGTCGTGCAGCAAAGGTCATGGCTTCCTACTCTGGAAGAAATGCGCTTACGATACACAAAAAAATATACAGAAAAAAAAATGCTGCTTCATTAGACATGCAATTCAGTCTGGCTGAAAATCTTCATGAGAACACCTTATTTATTGTAGATGAAGCTTCTATGATCAGCAATGAAGGTTATTCCATGTTTTCAGATGGCTTGCTCCATGATCTGATAAAATACGTTCAATCTGGTGAAAATTGCACTTTGATGCTGGTGGGTGATATTGCTCAATTACCACCAGTTGGCTTAGAAACAAGCCCAGCTCTTGATTCTGAATACATGAATGCAGAATTTGGATTAGAGATATTTTCCTATGAGATGACTGATGTTGTGAGACAAGACAAGAATTCAGGGATTTTGTTTAATGCAACAAAGATTAGAAATGACATCCGATTGGATGAAGAATTCGCTGAATACAACTACCCTCAATTTATTACTAAGCCTTTTAGAGACATCTATAGAATGAATGGTGAACGCCTGATTGAAGGATTGCATTATGCATATGACAAATTTGGCATTGAAAATTCTATGGTTATATGTCGATCAAATAGATCAGCGAACTTATATAATCAAAATATCCGAAACCAAATTCTGTTTCGTGATGAAGAAATCACCGGTGGTGATATCATTATGGTTGTTAAAAACAATTATTATTGGCTCCAAGACAACGATGAAAAAAACACTGGATTTATAGCCAATGGAGATATGGCTGTTATCAAAAAAGTCAGCAATATTCATGAGATGCACGGTTTTCGATTTGCAGACCTTTATTTGGAATTTATGGATAACAATGAAGGTGACGCAATTCGCTGTAGAGTTCTTCTTGATAGTCTCTACGTTGATTCACCAAACCTTCCGTATGAAAAACAACAAGAATTGTATAATAGTATTGCACAAGATTATAGCGACATCTCCAATAAAAAAGATCGGATGGAAGCTATGAAAAAGGACCCCTATTACAATGCATTACAAATAAAATTCGCGTACGCTATTACTTGTCATAAGGCACAGGGTGGCCAATGGCCACTAGTATTTGTTGATCAAGGCTATATGACTGATGAGATGTTGAATACGGAATTCATGAGATGGCTGTACACAGCTATTACTAGGGCATCCAAGGAATTATTCTTGGTGAATTTTAACGAAAAATTTTACGAAGCCTAA
- a CDS encoding peptide MFS transporter — MNQEKDQDLVHHLAKQGVDDKMVMGHPASLFVLFFTEMWERFSYYGMRALLTVFLITEIVKGGWGWTNADAMELYAWYTGLVYLTPLIGGMIADKLTGYRKAILWGALIMTLGHASMALEGTSQSFFYLGLVLMILGNGMFKPNISSMVGQLYPNNSKKKDAGYTIFYMGINSGAFLGMLLCGYIGEKVGWHYGFGLAGVFMFFGMIQFYFGQKIFGVIGEEPNPEKDKIIAAFNHVKQEEEEDNENNKEFDTDLVKAEIDSKLTSATEEEKNNVLIYLKKAFSDKIVRDRLIVAGSLMVASIFFFFAFEQAGGSMTIFAKNYTQRVLEGNSGEIFKWVDAALTIFPILIVTWVLFKLSQQIFSKYPLTVIFTAISFAIIWALGIWKVNREFSVENTEVTVSWFQILNSFFIITLASSFSKLWEKVWNPSGPVKFAFGLILVAVGFLALAYGSMSIPSGAQTASVSMIWLILAYFFHTTGELCVSPVGLSYVSKLSPKKLAGLLFGLWFTASAIANFIAGMTGSYIDQIAEKYSMSTFFLIIAALPIFVALLLLIFNNKLKKMMHGIH; from the coding sequence ATGAATCAAGAAAAAGACCAGGATTTGGTCCATCACCTTGCCAAACAAGGGGTTGACGATAAAATGGTGATGGGACATCCTGCGAGTTTGTTTGTCCTATTCTTCACAGAAATGTGGGAGCGTTTTAGTTACTACGGTATGAGAGCTCTCCTTACGGTGTTTTTAATTACAGAAATAGTAAAAGGCGGTTGGGGATGGACAAATGCTGATGCTATGGAATTATACGCCTGGTATACTGGATTAGTTTATCTAACTCCATTAATAGGTGGTATGATTGCTGATAAATTAACAGGATATCGAAAAGCAATTTTATGGGGAGCATTGATTATGACTCTCGGTCATGCCTCAATGGCTCTTGAAGGGACATCACAATCTTTTTTTTATTTGGGATTAGTCTTGATGATTTTAGGTAATGGTATGTTTAAGCCTAATATTTCTTCAATGGTAGGTCAATTATATCCAAATAATAGTAAGAAAAAAGATGCTGGATATACAATTTTCTATATGGGGATTAATTCAGGTGCTTTCTTAGGAATGCTTTTATGTGGATACATTGGTGAAAAGGTTGGATGGCATTACGGTTTTGGACTTGCTGGAGTTTTCATGTTCTTTGGTATGATCCAATTTTATTTTGGACAGAAAATCTTCGGAGTTATTGGTGAAGAACCTAATCCAGAAAAAGACAAGATTATTGCTGCCTTTAACCATGTAAAACAGGAAGAAGAAGAGGATAATGAAAATAATAAGGAATTTGATACTGATTTGGTTAAAGCAGAAATAGATTCTAAACTAACTAGTGCAACTGAAGAAGAAAAAAATAATGTTTTAATATATCTTAAGAAAGCCTTTTCTGATAAAATCGTTAGGGATCGATTGATTGTCGCTGGATCTTTAATGGTTGCAAGTATCTTTTTCTTCTTTGCATTTGAACAGGCAGGAGGGTCCATGACCATTTTTGCTAAAAACTATACACAGCGTGTATTAGAAGGTAATTCCGGTGAAATATTTAAATGGGTTGATGCGGCCTTGACCATCTTCCCAATATTAATTGTTACTTGGGTATTATTTAAACTATCCCAACAAATTTTCAGCAAATACCCTTTAACAGTTATTTTTACAGCAATCTCTTTCGCTATAATTTGGGCATTAGGTATTTGGAAAGTTAATAGAGAATTTTCAGTTGAAAATACTGAAGTAACTGTTTCCTGGTTTCAAATCTTAAATTCATTTTTCATTATTACTTTAGCTTCTTCATTTTCTAAATTGTGGGAAAAGGTATGGAATCCTTCAGGGCCAGTTAAGTTTGCTTTTGGATTGATCTTAGTTGCTGTAGGATTTTTAGCCTTAGCTTATGGATCAATGTCAATTCCTTCGGGAGCTCAAACAGCTTCGGTTAGTATGATTTGGTTGATATTAGCTTATTTCTTCCATACAACAGGCGAATTATGTGTCTCACCAGTTGGTCTTTCTTATGTAAGTAAGTTATCTCCTAAAAAATTAGCAGGATTATTATTTGGTCTTTGGTTCACAGCTTCAGCTATTGCAAACTTTATTGCTGGTATGACTGGTTCTTATATCGACCAAATTGCAGAAAAATATTCTATGTCTACATTTTTCTTGATTATTGCTGCTTTGCCAATTTTCGTAGCATTATTGTTATTGATTTTCAATAATAAATTGAAGAAAATGATGCATGGAATTCATTAA